From the Candidatus Peregrinibacteria bacterium genome, one window contains:
- a CDS encoding YciI family protein, whose amino-acid sequence MQYVIIARDYQDEKALERRLSARKDHLNVNDALRKEGKAICAAALLGDVGNMNGSVLIVDFPSDEELQQWLAKEPYILGKVWESVEILPCKVAPSFLHSNT is encoded by the coding sequence ATGCAATACGTTATAATCGCTCGAGATTATCAAGATGAAAAAGCTCTCGAAAGACGTCTTAGTGCAAGAAAAGATCATCTTAATGTCAACGATGCCCTGAGAAAGGAAGGAAAAGCAATTTGTGCCGCCGCATTGCTCGGTGATGTGGGAAACATGAACGGATCTGTGCTTATTGTTGATTTTCCATCAGATGAAGAGTTGCAACAGTGGCTTGCAAAAGAGCCGTATATTTTGGGAAAAGTATGGGAAAGTGTCGAAATTCTTCCGTGTAAAGTAGCGCCATCATTTCTCCATTCCAACACATGA
- a CDS encoding DUF4012 domain-containing protein has translation MKKRAFSQRRLGKKVEKESHFWLIVFGILATLFLLLFLFLIPLFRLASGSFSEFVPYTNELRKANILVLLQNEAELRPTGGFLSGFILFTPKEKERLHFFDSYAVANPPIPQKAPPAMAKIFAEDPKFSGMVFRDSNFSPDFSESAQETIRFLRFDPRFANTKIDVVVAVNFSAVESVIQLLDPQDSQDLFLSLQRQTKNINLHSKEEIDQRKDFLGDMAHNLFRSASWFRLPKMAQLATYLADTKKIQVWFLDEKLQHIAQEKGWTGEFPKNNTAEMPWNGFFGVNVANLGGKKSDRYILRNVTSEITLSPEGGVSERFAIHLQHTGTDNIFSGPERMLIRVYHPQGTKLSETSEEWEQQSLPEEKVEEFSRVISLDPGQSLEIPLVFVFPETWLPNESHELLWLQQSGTEDDLTLIFRGVGETGFSVDGCDESLLRENISVCKTRLSRNRIFTVKLLPDTFPPFLEQAIFEPPREIFTRFSEALAKEFSPDTFELRCDENVFVPYQLARNENDLRDVRLVFGDIVLSETSPFCELSWKNLSDIFGNTASSGTTLRMKFD, from the coding sequence ATGAAAAAGCGTGCATTCTCCCAGCGCCGACTCGGAAAGAAAGTAGAAAAAGAATCCCATTTTTGGCTTATTGTCTTTGGAATTCTTGCAACACTTTTTCTTCTCCTTTTCCTCTTTCTTATTCCTCTTTTTCGGCTTGCAAGTGGTTCTTTTTCAGAGTTTGTTCCGTACACAAATGAGCTTCGCAAGGCAAATATACTGGTGCTTCTTCAAAATGAAGCAGAACTTCGTCCGACGGGCGGATTTCTTTCGGGCTTTATTCTCTTTACCCCCAAAGAAAAAGAAAGACTCCACTTTTTCGATTCCTATGCCGTGGCAAATCCTCCCATTCCCCAGAAAGCGCCGCCGGCGATGGCAAAAATTTTTGCAGAAGATCCGAAGTTTTCGGGAATGGTATTTCGTGATAGCAATTTTTCCCCAGATTTTTCCGAGTCCGCACAAGAGACAATCCGCTTTCTGAGATTTGATCCTCGCTTTGCCAATACAAAAATTGATGTCGTTGTTGCGGTAAATTTTTCCGCGGTAGAATCAGTTATTCAACTTTTAGATCCTCAGGATTCTCAAGATCTTTTTCTTTCGCTTCAGCGACAAACGAAAAATATCAATCTTCATTCCAAAGAAGAAATTGATCAGCGAAAAGATTTTTTGGGAGACATGGCGCACAATCTTTTTCGATCCGCTTCATGGTTTCGTCTTCCAAAAATGGCACAGCTCGCCACATATTTAGCAGATACAAAAAAAATCCAAGTCTGGTTTTTGGATGAGAAGTTGCAACATATTGCACAAGAAAAAGGATGGACAGGAGAGTTTCCGAAAAATAATACTGCAGAAATGCCATGGAATGGTTTTTTTGGGGTGAATGTTGCGAATTTGGGCGGAAAAAAATCCGATCGATACATTCTGCGAAATGTAACTTCTGAAATCACGCTCTCTCCCGAAGGAGGAGTATCAGAGCGATTTGCAATACATTTACAACACACTGGAACAGATAATATTTTTTCTGGTCCTGAGCGAATGCTCATTCGTGTGTATCATCCACAAGGAACTAAACTTTCCGAGACTTCTGAAGAATGGGAACAACAATCTCTTCCTGAAGAAAAAGTTGAGGAGTTTTCGCGTGTGATTTCTCTTGATCCTGGACAATCTTTGGAAATACCACTTGTATTTGTTTTCCCAGAAACGTGGCTTCCAAATGAGTCGCATGAGCTTCTGTGGCTTCAACAGAGCGGAACGGAAGATGATCTCACGCTTATTTTTCGTGGAGTGGGGGAAACTGGGTTTTCTGTTGATGGTTGTGATGAATCGCTCTTGCGAGAAAATATTTCGGTGTGTAAAACAAGGCTTTCTCGAAATCGAATATTTACTGTCAAACTCCTCCCCGATACGTTTCCTCCATTTTTGGAGCAGGCAATTTTTGAACCTCCTCGAGAAATCTTCACTCGATTTTCAGAGGCACTTGCGAAAGAATTTTCTCCCGATACTTTTGAACTTCGATGTGATGAAAATGTGTTTGTTCCCTATCAACTTGCTCGAAATGAAAATGATCTTCGGGATGTCCGTTTGGTCTTTGGCGACATTGTACTTTCAGAAACGAGTCCGTTTTGCGAACTCTCTTGGAAAAATCTCTCTGATATTTTTGGAAATACCGCTTCTTCTGGAACGACACTTCGGATGAAATTTGACTGA
- the uvrA gene encoding excinuclease ABC subunit UvrA: MEDNIIVTGAKTHNLKNISVSIPRGKLVVVTGLSGSGKSSLAFDTIFAEGQRRYIESLSTYARQFLGMMEKPDVESISGLSPAISIDQKTAPRNPRSTVGTVTEIYDYLRLLYARVGRPHCPICNHLVEKQSASQVAERIAEMPEGTRIMILSPVIRGKKGEHERVIENIRREGFVRMRIDGNIVSIAEEVELDPKKPHTIEIVVDRLVIKNLGKRYIDLPSGEKVEDKNEDKSRLADSVEIALRKSDGLVTILDVDTKAEVIYSEQFICPEHGPVIGEIEPRNFSFNSPYGACESCHGLGHRMVVKPDRILPNPRLTLAEGAVVPWATMTSREGWNQRVLQEVVKKYNFSMNTPVGELTEQQANIILHGTGDEEYSVLMDSDRFSGNALVKFEGVIPNLERRFRETESDFSRKQIEKFMEMEECPDCHGTRLKKEILSITICEKNIIDVTRLSVSDAFLFFQNLPEKLNAYEKEVSRLILLEISARLSFLQDVGLRYLTLSRSANTLSGGEAQRIRLATQIGSKLQGVLYVLDEPSIGLHQRDNSRLIKTLRDLQSIGNTVLVVEHDEEMMREADWLLEIGPGAGAHGGEVQNQGVLRDFLKNPNSPTAQYLSGREKIAIPKKRRDGNGKHLRIVGANQNNLQNVSVSLPLGKLIGITGVSGSGKSSLINQILAPYLLNELNRASQPVGSVERIEGIRLLDKAIVIDQSPIGRTPRSNPATYTGVFTDIRDLFATTSEAKLRGYRAGRFSFNVKGGRCESCQGDGIVKIEMHFLPDIYVPCEVCKGKRYNAEALEITWRGKNIADILQMTVSEGLEFFASIPSIQRKLETLDEVGLGYIQLGQSATTLSGGEAQRVKLATELSKRSTGKTFYILDEPTTGLHFDDIKKLLVVLNTLTEGGNTVLVIEHNLDVVKCCDHLVDIGPEGGSGGGQIIAEGTPEEVAGNEKSFTGQYLREIFKEK; the protein is encoded by the coding sequence ATGGAGGATAATATTATTGTAACGGGTGCTAAGACGCATAATCTCAAAAATATCTCAGTCAGTATTCCGCGAGGAAAATTGGTAGTAGTAACCGGACTTTCTGGCTCTGGAAAAAGCTCTCTCGCTTTTGATACTATTTTTGCAGAAGGACAGCGTCGTTATATTGAGTCTCTAAGCACCTACGCCCGTCAATTTTTGGGAATGATGGAGAAGCCAGATGTTGAAAGTATTTCAGGGCTTTCTCCTGCTATTTCTATTGATCAAAAAACCGCTCCACGAAATCCGCGAAGTACAGTGGGAACCGTGACAGAAATTTACGATTACCTTCGTCTTCTTTATGCGAGAGTGGGAAGACCACATTGTCCCATTTGTAATCATCTTGTTGAAAAACAGTCTGCAAGCCAAGTAGCTGAGCGTATTGCAGAGATGCCAGAAGGAACACGAATCATGATTCTTTCTCCAGTTATTCGCGGAAAAAAAGGAGAACATGAGCGAGTCATTGAAAATATTCGTCGAGAAGGTTTTGTTCGCATGCGTATTGATGGAAATATTGTTTCTATTGCCGAAGAAGTAGAGCTTGATCCCAAAAAGCCTCATACCATTGAAATTGTTGTTGATCGTCTCGTTATAAAAAATCTTGGAAAAAGATATATCGATCTTCCGAGTGGAGAAAAAGTAGAGGATAAAAATGAAGACAAGAGTCGCCTTGCCGATTCTGTAGAAATTGCTCTCAGAAAAAGTGATGGGCTTGTTACTATTCTCGATGTCGACACAAAGGCAGAAGTCATCTATTCTGAACAATTTATTTGTCCAGAACATGGTCCTGTTATTGGAGAAATTGAACCGAGAAATTTTTCGTTTAATTCTCCCTACGGTGCCTGCGAATCGTGCCATGGACTTGGACATCGTATGGTGGTGAAGCCTGATCGAATCCTCCCGAATCCTCGGCTTACTCTTGCGGAAGGTGCTGTTGTTCCTTGGGCAACTATGACGAGCAGAGAGGGGTGGAATCAGCGTGTTCTTCAGGAGGTCGTGAAAAAGTATAATTTTTCCATGAATACTCCTGTAGGAGAGCTTACAGAGCAGCAAGCGAACATTATTCTTCATGGAACAGGAGATGAGGAGTATTCAGTTCTTATGGACTCCGATCGATTTTCGGGAAATGCTCTCGTGAAGTTTGAAGGAGTTATTCCCAATTTAGAACGTCGTTTTCGCGAAACAGAATCCGATTTTTCTCGAAAGCAAATTGAAAAATTTATGGAAATGGAAGAATGCCCAGATTGCCATGGAACGCGCCTCAAAAAAGAAATTTTGAGTATCACCATTTGTGAAAAAAATATTATTGATGTTACTCGTCTTTCGGTGAGCGATGCCTTTTTGTTTTTTCAAAATCTGCCCGAAAAACTGAATGCTTACGAAAAAGAGGTTTCACGCCTTATTCTCCTTGAAATTTCTGCAAGACTCTCATTTTTGCAAGATGTTGGACTTCGCTATCTCACACTTTCTCGCTCGGCGAATACTCTTTCGGGAGGAGAAGCACAACGTATTCGTCTTGCTACACAGATCGGGAGCAAATTACAGGGTGTTCTCTATGTTCTCGATGAGCCGTCTATCGGGCTTCATCAACGAGATAACTCTCGACTCATTAAAACTCTCCGCGATCTCCAAAGCATTGGAAACACGGTATTAGTTGTAGAGCACGATGAAGAAATGATGAGAGAAGCCGATTGGCTTCTTGAAATTGGACCTGGAGCAGGTGCACACGGAGGAGAGGTTCAGAATCAAGGTGTTCTTCGTGATTTTCTCAAAAATCCAAATTCTCCCACTGCACAATATCTTTCGGGAAGAGAAAAGATTGCCATTCCAAAAAAGCGTCGAGATGGAAACGGAAAACATCTTCGCATTGTTGGCGCCAATCAAAATAATCTTCAAAATGTAAGTGTCAGTCTTCCTTTGGGGAAGCTCATTGGTATTACAGGGGTTTCTGGTTCCGGAAAAAGTTCTCTTATCAATCAAATTCTCGCGCCATATCTACTCAACGAACTTAATCGTGCGAGCCAACCTGTTGGAAGCGTGGAACGCATTGAGGGGATTCGTCTTCTTGATAAAGCAATTGTGATTGATCAATCTCCCATTGGAAGAACTCCACGAAGTAATCCTGCTACCTATACGGGTGTCTTTACCGATATTCGTGATTTATTTGCTACAACTTCTGAGGCAAAGCTCCGCGGATACCGTGCTGGACGGTTTTCGTTTAACGTAAAAGGAGGACGATGCGAATCTTGCCAAGGAGATGGTATTGTAAAAATCGAAATGCATTTTTTGCCAGATATTTATGTCCCGTGTGAAGTCTGCAAAGGAAAACGCTATAATGCAGAGGCACTTGAAATTACATGGCGAGGGAAAAATATTGCGGATATTCTCCAGATGACCGTTTCTGAGGGGCTCGAATTTTTTGCAAGTATTCCTTCTATTCAACGAAAACTCGAAACACTGGATGAAGTTGGGCTCGGGTATATTCAGTTGGGGCAATCTGCTACCACACTTTCTGGTGGAGAAGCACAGCGCGTCAAACTTGCAACAGAGCTCAGCAAACGGAGTACTGGAAAAACATTCTACATTCTCGATGAGCCAACGACAGGGCTCCATTTTGATGATATCAAAAAGCTCCTAGTAGTGCTGAATACTTTAACAGAAGGAGGAAACACGGTTCTCGTTATTGAGCACAATCTCGATGTTGTGAAGTGTTGCGATCATCTTGTGGATATTGGTCCAGAAGGAGGTTCTGGTGGAGGTCAGATTATTGCAGAGGGAACGCCAGAAGAAGTGGCAGGGAATGAGAAATCATTTACTGGTCAGTATTTACGAGAAATATTCAAAGAAAAATAA
- a CDS encoding methionine adenosyltransferase, with protein sequence MSFLFTSESVTCGHPDKICDQISDAILDEALRQDPHSRVAVETAVKTGMAMVFGEMRTTAWVDVEKIVRDVVHNIGYTHAKYGLDFEAMAVLSAIGQQSSEIAQGVDETESHELGAGDQGMMFGYACQETKEFMPLPITLAHRLTRQAEEVRKEGICPFLRPDGKSQVTVEYDDSGEVKRVHTVVISLQHTPDISQTSLSQEVHQHIIEPILSEFLDSKTLFHINPTGSFVIGGPQGDSGLTGRKIIVDTYGGSCPHGGGAFSGKDSTKVDRTGAYAARHIAKNIVAANLAKKCQVQLAYAIGVSRPVSVFIETFGTGTLSDRTLEDAVQQIWDLRPSAMISHFDLRKPIFQQTAVGGHFGRNEFSWENTEKVSDLLQSV encoded by the coding sequence ATGTCCTTTCTCTTTACTTCCGAATCGGTTACGTGCGGACACCCCGATAAAATTTGCGATCAAATTTCTGATGCTATTCTCGATGAAGCATTGCGGCAAGATCCACATTCCCGTGTTGCGGTAGAAACCGCAGTAAAAACGGGAATGGCAATGGTTTTTGGAGAAATGCGAACAACGGCTTGGGTGGACGTAGAAAAAATTGTCCGTGATGTAGTGCACAATATTGGCTATACCCATGCAAAATATGGACTCGATTTTGAGGCAATGGCAGTTCTCTCTGCTATTGGGCAACAGAGTTCAGAAATTGCGCAAGGAGTAGATGAAACCGAATCGCACGAACTTGGAGCCGGAGATCAGGGAATGATGTTTGGCTATGCCTGCCAAGAAACCAAAGAATTTATGCCACTCCCCATCACTCTGGCACACCGATTGACACGACAAGCAGAAGAAGTTCGCAAAGAAGGAATTTGCCCATTTCTTCGTCCAGACGGAAAGTCGCAAGTTACTGTGGAATATGATGATTCTGGGGAAGTAAAACGAGTCCACACTGTGGTGATCTCACTTCAACACACTCCTGATATTTCTCAAACGAGCCTCTCTCAAGAAGTACACCAACACATTATTGAACCCATTCTCAGTGAATTTCTCGATTCAAAAACTCTTTTTCACATCAATCCTACGGGGAGCTTTGTAATTGGCGGTCCGCAAGGAGACTCTGGACTGACGGGACGAAAAATTATTGTCGATACCTACGGAGGAAGTTGTCCACATGGAGGAGGAGCTTTTTCGGGAAAAGATTCGACAAAAGTCGACCGAACAGGGGCGTATGCCGCACGACATATTGCAAAAAATATTGTGGCGGCAAATCTTGCAAAAAAATGCCAAGTGCAACTCGCATACGCTATTGGAGTTTCTCGTCCGGTTTCAGTTTTTATTGAGACATTTGGAACAGGGACTCTTTCCGACCGAACTCTTGAAGATGCCGTACAGCAGATTTGGGATCTTCGTCCATCGGCAATGATTTCTCACTTTGATCTTCGGAAACCGATTTTTCAACAAACCGCTGTCGGCGGACACTTTGGAAGAAATGAGTTCTCTTGGGAAAATACTGAAAAAGTCTCAGATCTTCTTCAGTCTGTTTAA
- a CDS encoding 50S ribosomal protein L25 translates to MSHPILKTDVYTPGTAQVIRSSGKVPSVVYGHKLETKNITVDKQEFRRVYRKAGKATLVDLEVSGKTIPVLIHVVDTHPISGDPIHIDFHAVRMNEEVHAVVPVKFSGISDAVKLMGGVLTIQHEQIHIKCLPKHLISSVETSLEKLKTFHDTITVADIPFPKEVTLIDPPETVIASVNAPRVNSADEETETSSEGGETGEKVEKKA, encoded by the coding sequence ATGTCACACCCCATTCTTAAAACAGATGTTTATACTCCAGGAACGGCACAAGTAATACGAAGTTCAGGGAAAGTTCCTTCTGTTGTATATGGTCACAAATTAGAAACAAAGAATATAACTGTTGATAAGCAAGAATTTCGACGTGTTTACCGAAAAGCAGGAAAAGCAACACTTGTCGATCTCGAAGTTTCTGGAAAAACAATTCCGGTTCTTATTCACGTTGTTGATACTCACCCTATTTCAGGTGACCCGATTCATATTGATTTCCATGCGGTTCGAATGAATGAAGAAGTACATGCTGTTGTTCCCGTAAAATTTTCTGGTATTTCGGATGCAGTAAAACTTATGGGAGGAGTCCTCACTATTCAACACGAACAAATTCATATTAAATGTCTTCCAAAGCACCTTATCTCTTCTGTAGAGACCTCACTTGAAAAGCTCAAAACCTTTCACGATACCATTACTGTTGCCGATATTCCTTTCCCCAAAGAAGTAACTCTCATTGATCCTCCAGAAACAGTTATTGCAAGTGTAAATGCGCCTCGTGTGAACTCTGCAGATGAAGAGACAGAGACATCATCAGAAGGAGGAGAAACTGGAGAGAAGGTGGAGAAGAAAGCCTAG